CAGAGTTTTACAATTTTATTTTTCGTTTTTTGATACATTGTTGTATCAGTTATAAGTAAAGGAAGAAAAATGGCCTCGCTTCGCACGACACTTGCCAATAAACCTTGGATTTTGGCATTAATCATTAGCATAGCCTTTGTTGTATGGATGAGTTCTGGGGCTAATTCTGCCTCAGCAGAATCAACTGACAAAGGACCTGAAGTTGGCGCAGAAACTAAGAAACAAGCGACTGTGCAAACCGTCGCGGCGCGAACGTTTCACGCTGAGCAAGTCGCTAAAACATTAACTTTGTATGGACGAGCAGAACCTGACAGGCAAGCACAAATCAAAGCAGAAGTGAGTGGCCAAGTAGAACAGGTTTTTGCAGAGCGTGGTAGCAAGGTAGCCAAAGGGCAGTTGTTGATTAAGATTGCCGAGAATGATCTACCCATTCGTTTAGAAAGTGCGGAGGCGTTAGTTAAACAACGGCAAGTCGAATACAAAGGCAGTAAATCATTAACCGATAAAGGCTTGCAAGACGAATCTCGTTTAGCACTAAGCTTAGCCAATTTGGCGCAAGCGAAAGCCGAAGTCGCGAGATTACAATTAATGTTGGATAAAACTCAAGTTGTCGCGCCATTTGATGGTGTGTTAAACGAAAGGTTTGTTGAGCAGGGTGATTATCTACAAGTTGGTGACCCAATCGCGCAGTTTGTTGATTTAGATCCGTTAATTATCCGCGCTAATGTTAGTGAGTTTGACGTTAATGAATTACAAATAGAGCAAGTTGCGACTATCGCTTTTGTAAATGGCCAGAACTCACAAGGTAATATTCGTTATATTGCCTCGGTCGCAGACTCACAAACTAATACTTATGAAATCGAAATTGCCTTACCTAATCATCAAGGAACTTGGCGCGCAGGCACCAGTGCTGAGTTAGAAATCCCATTCAAGCAGCAATCAGCCATTCATGTTTCTCCTGCGGTATTGGCATTAGATGAAAATGGATCGGTGGGGGTTAAAACCGTGTTGGATAGTACCGTTATTTTTCATCCTATTGACATTGTTAAAACCAATGAAAACGGCATGTGGTTGGCCGGACTAGGGCAGAGTGCCAATATTGTTGTACGCGGGCAAGGTTTTGTACGCCATGGTGACCAAGTGGATGTTAAATACCTAACTGAGGAACAATAATTATGCTGAGCATGATAGATACAGCATTATCACGTTCCCGAACGGTATTGATGGTTTTTATTCTGCTATTGATAACAGGCAGTGTGACCTATAGTAATATTCCGAAAGAATCGAATCCAGATATCACAATCCCTGTTGTTTATGTTTCGATCACCCATGATGGTATTTCACCAGAAGATGGTGAGCGTATGCTAGTGCGTCCAATGGAGAAGGAATTGCGCTCGATTGAAGGCTTAAAGGAGATGAAGGCCACGGCGAGTGAAGGACATGCCTCTATTAACCTAGAGTTTGTCGCCGGTTATGATGTCAATGTCGCGTTAGCAGATGTGCGTGACAAGGTAGCGGTTGCTAAAGGTTATTTACCGCAAGACACAGAAGAGCCAACTGTGCATCAAGTGACTATGGCTAGTATGCAACCAGTGTTGACCGTGATGCTATCAGGACCGATAAGTGAACGAGGCTTGCTAACGGTTGCGCGCGAGCTTAAAAATAAGCTTGAAGGAATGAATGAGGTACTAGAAGTATCCATAGGTGGTGATCGCCAAGATATTCTCGAAGTGATAGTCGATCCGCTTAAGTTGGAAAGTTATGGCCTTGAACAAGCGGATATTTTTGATTTAATCAGCAAAAACAATCGTTTAGTGGCCGCTGGTACGTTAGATGCGGGTCAAGGTCGGTTTGCTATTAAAGTCCCCTCTGTTTTTGAAAGCTTGCAAGATATTTGGCAATTACCGGTCAAAATCAATGGCGATCGGGTGGTTACCTTTAAAGACGTCGCAGAAGTGCGCCGCTCTTATATGGACCCAACTACTTTTGCGCGACTCAATGGCGAGCCATCGGTGTCGTTAGAAGTTAAAAAACGACCAGGCGAAAATATCATTCAAACAGTCGAGAAAATTAAGCAACTCGTCGAGACCGCCAAGCAGTTACCGATTTGGCCCAATGCGTTAATTGTCACTTACACAGGTGATCAATCAAAAGACGTGAAAATGATGTTGACCGATCTGCAAAATAACGTGTTATCTGCTGTGCTGTTGGTTGTGATTGTGGTTGTTTCAATTCTTGGCGCGCGTACGGCTGCCTTGGTTGGCATTTCAATTCCAGGTTCATTTCTAACCGGTATTTTAGTGTTATCTATTTTTGGTTTAACTATTAACATTGTTGTGCTTTTTGCCTTAATTATGGCGGTGGGAATGTTAGTTGATGGCGCCATAGTGGTCACTGAGTATGCCGATCGCTGTATGAGCGAAGGCATGGATAAACGCAAAGCTTATATTGAAGCTTCACGTCGTATGGCTTGGCCTATTACTGCATCAACAGCCACGACACTCGCTGCTTTTGCGCCATTGATTTTCTGGCCGGGGATTATGGGGGAGTTTATGAAATACTTGCCAATCACCCTAATTGCTACTTTGGCCGCATCTTTGGCTATGGCTTTAGTATTTGTCCCGACGTTAGGTTCTTTATTTGGTAAAGCTCGGCCGGTTAGTGCCCAAACTCGCAAGCAAATGATCCAAGCTGAGCAGGGAGAATTAACAACACTAACAGGCTTTACGGGTAAATATGTACGAATGTTACACACAGCCATTCGTCACCCAATTAAAATATTATTGGCTAGTATTGTTATCGCTGTATTGGTTTTTATGGCTTATGGTGCTTCCAAGCTAGGCGCTGAGTTTTTTCCTGATGTAGACGCTGGTGGCGTGAATATATACGTACGCTCAGAAGGTGATTTATCCATTTACGAAAAAGATAAAATTTTAAAGCAAGTGGAAGCGCGTATAGATTCGATGCAAGAAGTGGAAACACGCTATGCACTAAGCGGACAATACGGCAATGTTGGTTATATTCGTCTCAATCCAGTTGATTGGCAATATCGTCGTAAGTTGGATGCGATTGTTGAAGAAGTCTATCAACGAACCGAAGATTTATATGGCGTCGAATTAGAAATTCGCCGTGATGAAAACAGTCCTGGCGGTGCGGCTAAAGACGTTAATATAGAGCTTAGCTCTCGTTACCCTGAACGTGTTGCCGATTCAGTTAGAAAAATGAAAGCCGCGTTAATGGCTGACGATGCATTCGTTAATGTGCAAGATGATGCTAGTAAACCAGGTATCGAATGGCAACTGAAAGTAGACAGAGAAAATGCCGCTCGTTTTGCCGCAGATGCTTTGTTAGTGGGTAATAC
This genomic window from Saccharobesus litoralis contains:
- a CDS encoding efflux RND transporter periplasmic adaptor subunit, which produces MASLRTTLANKPWILALIISIAFVVWMSSGANSASAESTDKGPEVGAETKKQATVQTVAARTFHAEQVAKTLTLYGRAEPDRQAQIKAEVSGQVEQVFAERGSKVAKGQLLIKIAENDLPIRLESAEALVKQRQVEYKGSKSLTDKGLQDESRLALSLANLAQAKAEVARLQLMLDKTQVVAPFDGVLNERFVEQGDYLQVGDPIAQFVDLDPLIIRANVSEFDVNELQIEQVATIAFVNGQNSQGNIRYIASVADSQTNTYEIEIALPNHQGTWRAGTSAELEIPFKQQSAIHVSPAVLALDENGSVGVKTVLDSTVIFHPIDIVKTNENGMWLAGLGQSANIVVRGQGFVRHGDQVDVKYLTEEQ
- a CDS encoding efflux RND transporter permease subunit translates to MLSMIDTALSRSRTVLMVFILLLITGSVTYSNIPKESNPDITIPVVYVSITHDGISPEDGERMLVRPMEKELRSIEGLKEMKATASEGHASINLEFVAGYDVNVALADVRDKVAVAKGYLPQDTEEPTVHQVTMASMQPVLTVMLSGPISERGLLTVARELKNKLEGMNEVLEVSIGGDRQDILEVIVDPLKLESYGLEQADIFDLISKNNRLVAAGTLDAGQGRFAIKVPSVFESLQDIWQLPVKINGDRVVTFKDVAEVRRSYMDPTTFARLNGEPSVSLEVKKRPGENIIQTVEKIKQLVETAKQLPIWPNALIVTYTGDQSKDVKMMLTDLQNNVLSAVLLVVIVVVSILGARTAALVGISIPGSFLTGILVLSIFGLTINIVVLFALIMAVGMLVDGAIVVTEYADRCMSEGMDKRKAYIEASRRMAWPITASTATTLAAFAPLIFWPGIMGEFMKYLPITLIATLAASLAMALVFVPTLGSLFGKARPVSAQTRKQMIQAEQGELTTLTGFTGKYVRMLHTAIRHPIKILLASIVIAVLVFMAYGASKLGAEFFPDVDAGGVNIYVRSEGDLSIYEKDKILKQVEARIDSMQEVETRYALSGQYGNVGYIRLNPVDWQYRRKLDAIVEEVYQRTEDLYGVELEIRRDENSPGGAAKDVNIELSSRYPERVADSVRKMKAALMADDAFVNVQDDASKPGIEWQLKVDRENAARFAADALLVGNTVAMVTNGLRVGEFRPNDVDKEVDIRVRFPVENRHLGKIDELNVQTPYGLVPIEYFVERVAAQKVDSIKKVDSRQVISVTADMAPGYLLNQELPRMQAAFAELGIDPTVEVRVKGQNEEEAESLEFLKKAFLVALFIMAIILVTQFNSFYQAFLILSAVLFSTVGVFLGLLIAQKPFGIVMSGIGVIALAGIVVNNNIVLIDTYNVLRRQGVAAMEAIVRTGAQRLRPVLMTTVTTILGLMPMVLEMNIDLVNRTTEFGAPSTQWWSQLATAVAGGLAFATLLTLVLTPCLLALGHNVHIKFTGWRQRRAESRQRNALDANEGVTDTQEKLKTVA